From the genome of Candidatus Tectomicrobia bacterium:
AGGGCCAGCAACGGCTGAGCAACTCCATCGGGACTTTGACCACATGTCTCAGGACGACAGGGAACTAGCCGAGAAAATTTTTGACGTTTTGAAGAATAGAGGCCAGACCCGAAATAAGAAAGGGTAGCGATGGCCCTCGATGACTATGCTGCCAGGAAAGCAATGGGGATTGCGGAGCAGTTTGTCAAAGATAAGAAATTATCTGAACTGCCGATTGACCCCATCCACATTGCCAGCAATCTGCTGCATATCGAGGTCGTGGCCAAGGATTCCTCGAAGAAAGGCGTCTCAGGCATGTTGCTGCGCCTGGGAGACCAATATGCAATTGCCTATGCGACCCACATCGAAAGTGATGGATTCCAGAGGTTCAGTGTAGCCCACGAAATTGGACATTTCTTGCTGCCGGGACATATGGACCAAGTTCTTCCGGCCGGGACGACAATGCACGAATCGAGAAGTGGCTTTGTTTCAGAAGACCGCTACGAACTTGAAGCTGACCATTTTGCAGCTGGCCTACTAATGCCGGATCCCCTTTTTTCTAAGGCGATGAATAAGGCAGGTGAAGGACTTCGGGCTGTCGAGTCCCTTGCGGCACTCTGTCAGACTTCTCTCACTTCTACCGCATTACGCCTTGTTCAATGCTCTGACGTGCCAGTGGCCATGGTCATGAGCGCCGGTGGCAGGATTGAATACTGTTTCATGTCCGGCCCGTTGAAAGAGATGCGAGGCCTGGATTGGATTCGAAAAAATGTTCCCGTTCCCGCCGGGACCGCGACCCATCGCTTTAACCAGAACCCGAAAATGATCGCACAAGCCGCGCGCGTCGATGCCACCACAAGCATTCAGGACTGGTTTGGGGGCCATCGCAACCTGAATATGACGGAAGAAGTGGTTGGCCTCGGGAACTACGGGAAGGTGTTGACGATCCTTTCCCTCATAGACGACCCCGAAGAGTACGACGAAAAAGAAGACCTTGAAGAATCCTGGACACCGCGATTCCGCCGGTAATAGTCCGACATGAAGGGCTATAGGAAACCGGCCCGCAGGAACACGGAAAAGAACGGAAAACAGGGAACCGGCCCGCCGGGTGGCAATCGCCTGCCCGTGGACGGGCGGGAGCCTTCCGGACCGTTTGAAGCCGCGGGGGGACCGGTGGCGGCGTTCTCACCCTGTGTTTAACTGAACATGCCAAACCCGGCGCACGGGATTTCAGGACGGCGCGGACAAAGCATGGCCCGAAGGGGGCGGCCGGGAACGGCCCCCCCCTGCTTTGGTAGTGGCAGGGCTGCGCGCGAGGGACCTTAACGCGGTAGATACTCTTTTTGCAGGAAGTTGATTTCGCCGCAGGCCTGCGTCATCGCTGCCGTGCTCGGCGGGGTATTGTCATGGCAGGCATGGTTGACGGTATCCTTGAAAGCCTGAAGTTTTCCGGGGTGGGACGGATCATGGCCCAGCAGCGGATCCACGCGCGGGCACAACCATTCCAAGACCTTGCAGTTATAATCCGTGATGGATGCAGTTCCATTGCCTTTGGCGCGGCGGTCATTGACCAGCATCTCCTTGCAAAAGCGCTCACCGGCGTCACGCAAAAGAAGACCACACTCTTTACGTGAATCGGGGTGACCGCCGCGCGCTAGGGACTTGGCGCGGCTGATCTTGGCTAGTAGAGCATCGCTGGTGTTTTCGATTACGCTGCCATCGCCAGGTGTTTCCACGAATAGCTGGGCGGTCGAAATAGCGAGATGACGGTAGCGGGTTTCCAATTCCTTCCATGTGTCGTGATCCTGGGTGAGGACTATCACTTGCATGGGCAGCCCGAGAAGTTCGGACAACACCGTCGCATTGAAATGGACCCGGTAATCTTCGTCACTCGCAAGCACGGGATCATCAAGAACGATGAAGCCCAGCCTATCGTGTTCGGCGCGAGCGAGAAACAAAGCGAGGCCGAGACAATGAAGCTGGGAATGACTGAATACAGCGATCACATCGCGCACTTTCGGAGCGGAACGGTTGGGATTGGCGGAAAGCCCGGCCTTGAAATCGATAGTCCGCTTAGCCCCCTTTCGCGGCTGAACAGCGGAGAAGAATGTGGGCTCATCAGGCCGCAGCCAGTTCCACCATTTCTCGATCAGTCCGCTATAGTCCGAGAATTTATCGTCAAGAACCTGTTCCTTAGCTCGGTCGATCTGCTTGAGTGCTGAATCAAGCTCCTTGGCAACGGCGACGCGTGCTGCGCGCTCGACCAAAACGGTCCGTAACATCGCAGGCTCTCGGGCGATATTGATGAAGTCCTGCCAACCGGCGGAATCTGCCTGGGCATCGAGCACTTCATTGAGAGCGGCTATGAGTTCGTCGGCGGGGGCACTATAGGAGTCAATGGCAGCCGCGAAACGGGCGCGCAGCGTGACGAGCTTTGCATAGGCAGGCTGGAGCATCCTCGGATCGAGGGTCACCATGTCCGCTGTCTGTTGTTCGACGAGCATGGCGGTAGCACGTCCGCCGCGGCGTAGTGCGGCCGCGGCCCGGACTAGAGGTCGGATCTGGGCAAGCCAGGGATCAACAAATCCCGTGGCGCGATCGCCAAGGAGTTCCCGGATGCGGGCGACAGTGAACCCCATTTTCCGTCGCGTGCCGGTCGTGGTTTTAAGATAACGCGGCAGCGAGTCGTCGGCGGCAGTTGCAAGCGATGTCGCCGAAGATGAAAGCTGTAACAGAGCAGACTTGGCGGCCGTTTCCGCCGTTTTGAAGTCTCTCGTTTCCTCGACATGGCGGCGGATGAGTTGCACACGTTCCGGCGTCAATGTTGACTTCGCGCCGCATAAAGAACAATCGATCGGTTCCGTGATCTCGGAGATGGTCGGGAGTTTCAGCGCCTCATCAAATAGTGCCGCGAGCCGGCGTGTTTCATCATCGATCTTCCCGCGTTCGTCAAGATAGGTATTAAGACAGGTCCAAATGGTGACCGCAGGCGAATTCCAGCCTGTCAACTCCTCACGTTCGAACCCGCGCACCGGAAATGTCTTGTTCCGGCGGTCGGCCAGAATCCTCTCGATAGCCGCAAGCTGGTCGTCGAGTCCTTCCGGAGCTTCTTCGTCGGCGGCTTTGAGGAGGACGCGTGCCACCTCGGTTATTCGCGCGGTAAACGTCGGCAGGTCGGGAGGGGTGCGCCCGAGTTGGTCGAGGATCTCCTTAAAATCGGGAATAGTTGCACAGGTGTCAAATTTCTGGAGCAACGGATCGTCTGGCAGTGTCAGTTCCTCTGCCAGCGCGGCGATGTCGCTACGGAGAAGGTCGAGATCAGTGATTTCAAGCAGGGTTTTGAAATAAGTGGCGCGGTCCTGTGGGCGGACAGAAAATATGTAGCTGAGCGTGTGCTGGGCGAGGACTGGTGCCTGCAGAGGCGGTTGTGACAGCGTAATTCCCAGATTTTCGAGGTCAGATTCGGCGGCCACTGTCCCGTCGATTTCGAGACGGGATGTGCAATCTTGTCTCTTGCCATAATCACTCGTGAGGACACGTCTAATCTCGTGGGGACTTCCATCTGCCGCTGTGACGCTGGCTGCGACGTATACGCCCACGTCGGGGGGAAGATGCGCATTTCGCAGGGCATCGGCGAACTCGTCCTGAGTGCTTGCCATCAATTCCCGCCGCGCGATGCGTCCGGTGAGCAGGAACTCGAAGGCTTCCGCCAGGCTGGTCTTGCCTTTGCTGTTCGGTCCCCAGATGGCGGCAATGTCTGCTGGCAGGTTGAGTGTCTGCTCGGTGGCCCCGTAGGCTCGGAAGCCTTTGACAGAGAATGATCTAATCCGTAGCGCCATCGAGCTTCGCTCTCACCCGTTCAAGACGTTCCGTGAGTACCGCCTTCATGGACGCGACCCGATCGTTGTTCTTTTGAGGGGTATGGTGTGCATGGACCAGCCGGGCAGCCAGGGAATCGCCCTCCAGGTGCTTCAAAAGGCGAGCAACATTGTCCATCGGACCAGTTTCATCGGGCATTAGTCGTTTTTCTCTCTCGTCTAGTGTTTCGACCCATTGTTCGAAGGTCATTCTATACTGGAACAGTGGCCTTTGAGACGATATAGTAATCAGAGTGGCCTTCAAAGCGGCCATAATCGAGGCCAAACAAAGGCTTGAAAACACCCTAAGCATCTATTATTATTACGACTATGCGTGGCCGAGAAACGGACAAGAAACCGGACATCTTAGCGGCCGACCGGGACGAGCCGGTCAGCCTGATGGAGCCGCTGCTGGTGAGCGAAAGCTCCAGGCACCGGGCGGCCCTGACGGACCTCGCGGTCGAACTGGCGGCCCGATCGGCGGGATTCCGGCGCAGCCTGCCGGAGGGTGTATTGACCGCGCTCGCCGATCTTGTCCGGGCGATGAACTGTTATTACAGCAACCTGATCGAGGGCCACGATACCCATCCCGTCGATATCGAGCGCGCGCTCAAGGGCGACTACAGCGCCGACGCCAAGAAACGCAACCTCCAGCTCGAAGCCAAGGCTCATATCACCGTCCAGAAATGGATCGATGAAGGAGGTCTGCGGGGCCGCGCCGCGACAACTGAGGGCCTGTGCGAGATCCATCGGCGCTTCGGCGAATTGCTGCCTGAAGACCTCCTCTGGGTAGAAAACCCGGATACAGGAGAAAGGCTCAAGGTGGTCCCCGGTGCGCTCCGCCAGCGCCACGTCAAGGTGGGCCTCCATATTCCTGTGAGCTCCGGTGCCGTGCCGCGCTTTCTGGAGCGCTTCGAAACCGTCTACAGCCAGCTCGGCAAGACCGACGCCATCCTGGCGGCCGCCAGTGCGCATCATCGGCTGCTCTGGATTCACCCCTTCCTGGACGGCAACGGCCGCGTCGCCCGCCTGATGTCCTATGCGATGCTGCTGGGAACCCTCGATACGGGCGGGATCTGGTCCATCGCGCGGGGCCTCGCCCGCAACCAAAGCACCTACAAAAGCCAGCTGATGGCCTGCGATACGGAACGCCGCAACGATCTCGACGGAAGAGGGCCGCTAAGCGAAGAGGCTTTGGCGGAATTCACGCACTTTTTCCTTTCCACCTGCCTCGACCAGGTGGCATTCATGGAAGGGCTCGTCCAGCCCGACCGGCTGCGCGACCGCATCCTGATCTGGACGGAAGAAGAAATCCGGGCCGGTGCCCTGCCCCCGAAATCCGGCGCCGTCCTGGAAGCGGTGCTCTATCGCGGGGAATTGCCCAGGGGCGAAGTCGCCCGTCTGATCGACACCGGCGAGCGTCAGGCAAGGCGCGTGACCTCAGTGCTCATCGAGCGCGAAGTGCTGGTCTCGGAAAGCACGCGCGCGCCGCTACGCCTCGCCTTCCCCGCCAAACTCGCCTCCCGCTGGATGCCGGGGCTATTTCCGGAAAGGGCGGCATAGATGGCGCTGTCCCTGAAAGAAAGCCAAGCGCTGACTGAGTTAGCGGACCGTCTTTATCCGTTCCTGCCGGGCAAGCCGCATCCGTATGCGGACCAAAGCCTTTCCTTTCCGGGGGTGGCGGCAAAGCTTGGGCTTGCCGGGTACTGGCCGGCAGGAAGCAAGGGTCCCGCCATTACAAGACTCCTCACAGCAACGCTGGAAACGGAACGCGGGCGGTTTTGTCCGCTCATCCTTGCCATCGTGCAGCAGGGCATGGCCTACAGGATGAAGAAAGACCCCGTGACGCGCGAGGAGATTGAAGAGGTAAACGCGATAATCCTGCGCGTCGGATTTAAAATTCCGGAGCTGCTCGACCCAGAATTTCTAAACGGGTTGCCGAGAAAGGACAAGAGCAAGTCAGCAGATACGAGCGCACCTGATCCCAAGGCTATCGCTGATCTTCAAAAAAAGCTGACGGAGCTTCAAGCCGTAAATGCGGTGGAACGTGGATTTGCTTTCGAACGGCTCCTCTCGGAACTGTTCGGTCTGTATGGACTGACTCCTCGGGGCGCCTTTCGTCTGACTGGCGAACAGATTGATGGAAGCTTCGAACTGGAGAGCGATGTTTATCTCCTGGAAGCCCGCTGGCGAAACGAGCGGGCGACAAATGCTGACCTCCTGGTTTTCGCGGGAAAAATTGCTGGAAAGGCGCAATGGTCACGGGGGCTCTTCGTCAGCTACGCAGGATTTAGCGAAGACGGACTTCAGGCATTTGGCCAGGGGCGGCCGACCAACCTAATCGGTCTGGACGGCCTTGATCTCTATCACATCCTGTCCGGTATGCTGGATTTGCGGGAGGTCCTCCGGCGCAAAGTGCGCCGCGCCGCCGAGACGAACCGCGTCTTCGTGCCGGCAAGAGAATTATTTGAGAATGTAACCTGACAATATTTTAGCAGTTCGGCGCACGGATTCACTCGCCCGGGCCGATTGTATGAAATCCTCTTCTTTGGCAAAGTGTCTCCCGCCCATGTAGAGCCACCGCCCCGGAGGCCCGATGGACGCCGCCGAAGCCTATTTTCGCGATCTGCGCGAAATCCGCCGCACCGGCGCGGGCGTGGCCGAACTTTCCTACTATGGTCCTCTCCGCAACCTCCTGAACGAGATCGGGAAATCGCTCAAACCCCGGGTGAATTGCGTCATGCCCCTCGCTGACCAGGGGGCCGGGATGCCGGACGGCGGGCTGTTCACCCGGGACCAGTTTCAGCGCGGGAGGGGGGAACCTCTCCCCGGCCAGATACCCGCCCGGGGCGTGATCGAAGTAAAGTCCACCAAAGAGGACGCCTGGGTGACGGCGAGCGGGAAGCAGGTCTCCCGCTACTGGAAAAAGTACCGTCAGGTCCTGGTGACGAACTACCGGGATTTCGTTCTCATCGGCCAGGACCAGGAAGGCCGTCCCGCCAAGCTCGAGTCCCTCCGCCTCGCCGGGAGCGAGGCCGAATTCTGGGGGACGGCCTCCCGCACCATCGCGCAGAAGGAGGGCGAACGCCTAACGGAATATCTCAAGCGCGCGATGCTCCATGCCGCCGCACTCGCCGACCCGCAGGACCTCGCCTACTTCCTCGCCTCCTACGCGAAGGAGGCCAAGGCCCGCATCGAGGGCTCTGATCTTCCCGCCCTCGGGGCCGTGCGCGAAGCGCTGGAGCAGGCCCTCGGCCTGAAATTCGAGGGTGAGAAGGGGGATCGCTTTTTCCGCTCTACCTTCATACAGACCCTCTTTTACGGCGTCTTTTCCGCCTGGGTGCTCTGGGCCAAGACCCATCCGCCCGGAAGCAAAGAGCGCTTCCACTGGCGCGAGGCGGCGTGGTCCCTCAAGGTTCCCATGATCCGCGCGCTCTTCGAGCAATTGGCGACTCCCACGCGGCTGGGGCCGCTTGGGCTGGAGGAGGTGCTGAACTGGACGGGGGCGGCGCTCGACCGCGTGGACCGCGCCTCCTTCTTCCAGCGCTTCGAAGAGGGGCACGCCGTCCAGTATTTTTACGAGCCCTTCCTCGCCGCCTTCGACCCGGAGTTACGGAAGGAACTCGGCGTCTGGTATACGCCTCCGGAAATCGTGCGCTACATGGTGGAGCGCGTGGACGCCGTGCTCCGCGCCGAACTCGATATTCCGGACGGCCTGGCCGACCGCCGCGTCTATGTTCTCGACCCTTGCGCGGGGACGGGCTCCTACCTCGTTGAGGCGCTGCGCAGGATCGCCGACACCCTGCGGGAAAAAGGCGGAGACGCCCTCCTCGGGGAGGACGTGAAGCGCGCGGCGATGGAACGCGTCTTCGGCTTCGAGATTCTGCCCGCCCCCTTCGTGGTTTCTCATCTCCAGCTTGGCCTCCTGCTCCAGAATCTCGGTGCACCTCTCGGGGATACCGAGCGCGCGGGGGTGTTCCTCACGAATGCCCTCACGGGCTGGGAGCCACCGGAGGAACCCAAGACAAAGTTTCTATTTCCGGAGTTGGAAGCCGAGCATGACGCAGCGGGGAAGGTAAAACGGGAAGTGCCCATTTTGGTAATCTTGGGGAATCCTCCTTACAACAGTTTCGCCGGGGTGGCAGTCGGTGAGGAACGAGACCTCTCCACCGCATACCGCACCACGCAACGAGCTCCAGCCCCTCAGGGACAGGGGCTCAATGACCTCTATGTTCGATTCTTCCGAATGGCGGAACGCAAGATCGTGGACAGAACAGGCAAAGGAATTGTCTGTCTTATCTCCAATTATTCCTGGCTTGATGGGCTGTCTTTTCCCGGCATGCGCGAGAGATACCTTGATGCGTTTGACCACATCTGGATCGACTGCCTGAATGGGGACAAGTACAAGACAGGAAAGCTAACTCCTGAGGGCGAACCGGACCCCAGTGTCTTCTCGACCGAATTCAACCGGGAAGGTATCCAGGTGGGGACGGCCATCGCTTTGCTTGTCCGGGAGGGGAAGCCGAGAAAGACTGGTGAGGTCCGGTTCCGCCATTTATGGGGCAAGAACAAGCGCGCCCGACTTGTTGAGACCGCAGCACAGGATGGCAAGAGTCTATACCAAACGGCGACCAGCCCTGCTGAACTCGGTTTCCCCTTCATGCCTGTGCGGGCGCAATCCGCGTATTTTGGGTGGCCCCTTCTTCCAGAGGTATTCCCTGTCTCCTTCCCCGGGGTCAAAACCAGCCGGGATAATGTGGTGGTTGACATTGACCGGGAGCGGTTGGCCCGACGCATGGAGCAATATTTTGATCCGACGATCAGCCATGAAGAAATGCGGCGCATCGCCCCAGGGGTAATGGCGGCCACCGCACGGTTCAAACCAGAGGCAATCCGCGACCGACTTCTAAAGCGGGGCTTCTTGCCGAACAACATTGTTCGGTGCTGCTATCGCCCCATGGACGTGCGGTGGCTCTATTGGGAGCCCGAAACAAAGTTGTTGGATGAAAAACGAAGCGAATATTTTCCGCACGTCCGGGAAGGCAATATCTGGATGAGCGCGGGCCAGCGGAACCGG
Proteins encoded in this window:
- a CDS encoding Fic family protein yields the protein MEPLLVSESSRHRAALTDLAVELAARSAGFRRSLPEGVLTALADLVRAMNCYYSNLIEGHDTHPVDIERALKGDYSADAKKRNLQLEAKAHITVQKWIDEGGLRGRAATTEGLCEIHRRFGELLPEDLLWVENPDTGERLKVVPGALRQRHVKVGLHIPVSSGAVPRFLERFETVYSQLGKTDAILAAASAHHRLLWIHPFLDGNGRVARLMSYAMLLGTLDTGGIWSIARGLARNQSTYKSQLMACDTERRNDLDGRGPLSEEALAEFTHFFLSTCLDQVAFMEGLVQPDRLRDRILIWTEEEIRAGALPPKSGAVLEAVLYRGELPRGEVARLIDTGERQARRVTSVLIEREVLVSESTRAPLRLAFPAKLASRWMPGLFPERAA
- a CDS encoding AAA family ATPase; protein product: MALRIRSFSVKGFRAYGATEQTLNLPADIAAIWGPNSKGKTSLAEAFEFLLTGRIARRELMASTQDEFADALRNAHLPPDVGVYVAASVTAADGSPHEIRRVLTSDYGKRQDCTSRLEIDGTVAAESDLENLGITLSQPPLQAPVLAQHTLSYIFSVRPQDRATYFKTLLEITDLDLLRSDIAALAEELTLPDDPLLQKFDTCATIPDFKEILDQLGRTPPDLPTFTARITEVARVLLKAADEEAPEGLDDQLAAIERILADRRNKTFPVRGFEREELTGWNSPAVTIWTCLNTYLDERGKIDDETRRLAALFDEALKLPTISEITEPIDCSLCGAKSTLTPERVQLIRRHVEETRDFKTAETAAKSALLQLSSSATSLATAADDSLPRYLKTTTGTRRKMGFTVARIRELLGDRATGFVDPWLAQIRPLVRAAAALRRGGRATAMLVEQQTADMVTLDPRMLQPAYAKLVTLRARFAAAIDSYSAPADELIAALNEVLDAQADSAGWQDFINIAREPAMLRTVLVERAARVAVAKELDSALKQIDRAKEQVLDDKFSDYSGLIEKWWNWLRPDEPTFFSAVQPRKGAKRTIDFKAGLSANPNRSAPKVRDVIAVFSHSQLHCLGLALFLARAEHDRLGFIVLDDPVLASDEDYRVHFNATVLSELLGLPMQVIVLTQDHDTWKELETRYRHLAISTAQLFVETPGDGSVIENTSDALLAKISRAKSLARGGHPDSRKECGLLLRDAGERFCKEMLVNDRRAKGNGTASITDYNCKVLEWLCPRVDPLLGHDPSHPGKLQAFKDTVNHACHDNTPPSTAAMTQACGEINFLQKEYLPR
- a CDS encoding ImmA/IrrE family metallo-endopeptidase: MGIAEQFVKDKKLSELPIDPIHIASNLLHIEVVAKDSSKKGVSGMLLRLGDQYAIAYATHIESDGFQRFSVAHEIGHFLLPGHMDQVLPAGTTMHESRSGFVSEDRYELEADHFAAGLLMPDPLFSKAMNKAGEGLRAVESLAALCQTSLTSTALRLVQCSDVPVAMVMSAGGRIEYCFMSGPLKEMRGLDWIRKNVPVPAGTATHRFNQNPKMIAQAARVDATTSIQDWFGGHRNLNMTEEVVGLGNYGKVLTILSLIDDPEEYDEKEDLEESWTPRFRR
- a CDS encoding N-6 DNA methylase, with the translated sequence MDAAEAYFRDLREIRRTGAGVAELSYYGPLRNLLNEIGKSLKPRVNCVMPLADQGAGMPDGGLFTRDQFQRGRGEPLPGQIPARGVIEVKSTKEDAWVTASGKQVSRYWKKYRQVLVTNYRDFVLIGQDQEGRPAKLESLRLAGSEAEFWGTASRTIAQKEGERLTEYLKRAMLHAAALADPQDLAYFLASYAKEAKARIEGSDLPALGAVREALEQALGLKFEGEKGDRFFRSTFIQTLFYGVFSAWVLWAKTHPPGSKERFHWREAAWSLKVPMIRALFEQLATPTRLGPLGLEEVLNWTGAALDRVDRASFFQRFEEGHAVQYFYEPFLAAFDPELRKELGVWYTPPEIVRYMVERVDAVLRAELDIPDGLADRRVYVLDPCAGTGSYLVEALRRIADTLREKGGDALLGEDVKRAAMERVFGFEILPAPFVVSHLQLGLLLQNLGAPLGDTERAGVFLTNALTGWEPPEEPKTKFLFPELEAEHDAAGKVKREVPILVILGNPPYNSFAGVAVGEERDLSTAYRTTQRAPAPQGQGLNDLYVRFFRMAERKIVDRTGKGIVCLISNYSWLDGLSFPGMRERYLDAFDHIWIDCLNGDKYKTGKLTPEGEPDPSVFSTEFNREGIQVGTAIALLVREGKPRKTGEVRFRHLWGKNKRARLVETAAQDGKSLYQTATSPAELGFPFMPVRAQSAYFGWPLLPEVFPVSFPGVKTSRDNVVVDIDRERLARRMEQYFDPTISHEEMRRIAPGVMAATARFKPEAIRDRLLKRGFLPNNIVRCCYRPMDVRWLYWEPETKLLDEKRSEYFPHVREGNIWMSAGQRNRKEAFYQPQVTTLLTDHHIVESNVSMFPLFLFDPIFAGDKSGGQKANLSREAENYLLKIGGTERDLFFHAIAVLHAPAYSSENVSALRQDWPRVPLPASKETLLASAELGRKVAALLDTESPVPGVTAGKLRPEMRSIAVVSGFGGKKLSAADLAVTAGWGHAGKGGVTMPGRGKVMARPYEPREREAIAEGAEVLGLTPKEALKGLGADTRDIYLNDTAYWKNIPERVWDYHIGGYQVIKKWLSYRERDLFGRALTADEAREVTDMARRIAGILLLEPALDANYQAIKGAAFVWGNGSLVCSPNLSPP